Below is a window of Desmonostoc muscorum LEGE 12446 DNA.
TCATTTCATCCCTTTAGGAAACTTCAATCAGAGAAACTACTTAGTCTATTGAGTGTACAGGAAATTTACTAGTAATCTATAAGATTTTTGTGAGTGCGACCAGCAAATCTGGCTCTAGCACTCTGAGTTTTGGGAGTTGTGTACAAAAAGGGCGATCGCTAAACAACAGGACTTACTTTCAGACTGATACAAATGGCAGGCAGGGGAGGCAGGGGAAGTAATTTGTATCAATAATTGAGTGAAATGGTATAAGGAAAAATCCTAGACGCTACGCATTACTGTTATGCCACCAATGTTTCTGGGAAAACTAGTCTTATTGGCAAATTATTATATTCCCTAGATTTTTATGGAAATTCCTAAAATGTCTGCCTTGGGAAACTTAGTGGTAGGGGTGGCACATGAAATTAATTACTCGGTTTTTTTGACTCCTGGAAATTTACAACTCACTTTAAATGAGGTGTTTCATGTCGGCAGTTAGCCTGAGAAAGATTCTGAACAAACAAGAGTTGGCATCTCTGCTTCAGGACTTAGTATACCAACTGAACATCGCAATTGATGTTGAGCTGGTAGACGGCACGAAACTCATTAGTATTGGCGAGCAAATATCAGAAAATCGATATCCAATAGAGGCCTCAGGAGAAATTATCGGTTGGGTTGTTGGCAAAGAACAGGCAACTTTAGTAGCGAGTTTGCTCTCGTGTTTAGCAAAACAAGAAGCCGAGAAGAAAATACTCGCTAAAGAATTGCTGGAACGATACCAGGAAATAGATTTATTTGAAGATATTTCGACTCAATTGACAACAAGTTTGGATCGGCGACAGATTGCCCAACTAGTGCTTCAGGAAATGAGTCAATTGATTGAATCGTCAGCAGGGATGATTTTACTGCTCAGTCCCGATGGAACTGAGTTTGAAATCATTGCTGAATTTGGAGTATTTTGTGGGCAGAATCGGCCGGAACCGGGCAGGGGAATTATTGGCAGCATTGTGCAATCACGTCGAGCAGAACTGATTAATGACGTGCAAGCAGATTCTCGATTATGGGGAGAAAAAAACGTTAACGCTTTGATTTGTGCGCCTTTAAGAGCAAAAGAGCGCGTAATAGGAGCGATCGCCATTGGCACACAAAAAACTGACTCCTACAGAACTGAACACCTGAAACTTGTAAGTATCTTTGCTTCTCAAACAGCGATCGCCATCGAAAAAGCTTTGCTTTACGAACAAAGCACCCAAGCAGCCATCCAAGCAAAAGCCCAAACCCAAAAGCTTCAACAAGCTCTCCAAGATTTGCAACTGGCACAAACTAAGTTAATCCAAAGCGAGAAAATGTCTTCTCTGGGGCAACTAATTGCTGGAGTCGCCCACGAAATTAACAACCCGGTGAACTTCATTTGCGGGAATTTGAGGTATGTTGCAGAGTACGCCCAAGATTTATTACACCTGCTGCAAGACTATCAAAAATTTTTACCTGTGGCTCCCCCAGAGTTGCAATCAGAGCTAGATAATATCGATGTGGAATTTATCATGGAGGATCTTCCCAAACTGCTCGATTCCATGAAACTGGGTAGCGATCGCATCGTTGAAATTGTCCAATCCCTGAAAAATTTCTCCCGCCACGACGAAGCCCAAATCAAAGCTGTGAACATCCACGATGGCATCGACGGGACGCTGATGATTCTTCGCCATCGCCTGAAAGCCTCTGCTCACCGTCCGGCAATTGAAATCGTTAAAGACTATGGCAAACTTCCCCTGATTGAATGCTACCCCGGGCAATTAAATCAAGTGTTTATGAACATCCTGGCAAATGCCATCGATGCCCTCGAAGAGAGAATGGGGAATGGGGAATGGGGAATGGGGAAATCAGAATTAATTCACAATTTACAATTTATAACTCAACACTCCCCTACTGCCCACTCCCTACTCCCTACTCCCCAAATTACCATTCGCACCCAAGTCCTAGACAACGAGTGGGTTGTAATTCGCATTGCCGACAACGGTCCAGGTATGAAGGAAAACCTCATCCAACGCATTTACGATCCCTTCTTCACCACCAAAGAGATTGGCAAAGGAACTGGGTTAGGCATGGCAATCAGCCACCAAATTGTTGTAGACAAACACGGGGGAATTCTCAAATGTCGTTCTCAATTGGGTGAAGGTACAGAATTCTGGATTCAAATTCCGGTGAATTATTCTGTGTTAGAAGCTGTAGCAGGGCACAGTGACACAAATTTTGTTTCACCAGCTCTCACAACCGAACTATGCTCCTCTAGCGATACCGAAGGCTTCATTCCATCAACAATACCAATGCTCAAACCAGCCGATTTGCTCATTCGCCATACTCAACTGATCCAGCGACTTACCGAGCAAAGTCCAGACCTTGGCAGTGCATCACCGGATCAAATTTACCAACTGTTCCAACGTCACCCAATTTCCTTAAAGCTTTACGCCACCTTATTGTCCTGGTTCTGTTGCTATAATCCCACCCACCTAAATGACTGAGGAAACCTCAACCATGTCTAGCCAAGTTGATGAATACTACCGTCAGCTATTTGAACAATGTCCAGTTGGTATGGTAGTGTGCCGCATCGATGGGACACTGATTGATATCAATCCCGCTTATGGGGCGATTGTGGGGCGCACTGTCCCAGAAACCCTGAATCTTAACTACTGGGAGATGATGCCCCAAAAGTATGCCGCCGAGTCAGCGATCCTAGAGAGCCTAGAACAGACTGGCCGCTACGCACCTTGTGAGAAAGAGTACATCCACAAAGACGGGCATTTAGTTCCAGTCAGGCTTTCTCTTGTGTTAGTTGAGAAAGATGGCGATCGCCTAATTTTATCAACTGTGGAGGACATTAGCGACCTCAAGGGTGCCCACCAAGAACGCCAAGAGTCCGAAAAAATCTTGAAACAGAGCGAAGCACGATACCGTTCTTTGGTAACAACTAACACCCAAATAGTTTGGGTCAGCACACCAGAAGGAATTTGCTTTGAACTGGAAAGCTGGATTGCCTATACAGGTCAAAGTTTAGCAGAAGCTGAGAATGGAGGCTGGATTGATGCCGTTCATCCCGACGATCGCGGCTACACCGGAGAAGTGTGGAGTGCTGCTGTAGCCAACCGCAGTCTTTATCAAATTGAATACCGAATTCGTGGCAAGGATGGTAATTATCGCTACTTCTGGGTCTGGGGTGCCCCGGTGATTGAAGAAGACGGCAGTGTTCAAGAGTGGATTGGCACCTGCACTGATATTCACGATCGCAAGTTAGCAGAAGCCGAAAATCAGTATCTGGAAAAACGTTATCGCTCTCTGGTGACAGCTACTTCCCAAATGGTTTGGATTACCAATCCTGAAGGACTGCAAAAGGCAGATATGTCGAACTGGAGAGCCTATACAGGTCAGAGTGTAGCCGAAGCCGATGGTTGGGGTTGGATTGATGCTGTTCATCCAGATGACCGCCTCCACACTGCCGAAGTTTGGAGTGCCGCTGTGGCCAATCGCAGCCTATATGAAGTTGAATATCGGGTTCGTGCCAAAGATGGCACTTATCGCTACTTTTGGGTCTGTGGTGTTCCTGTCTTAGAGGAAGACGGTAGCATCCAAGAGTGGGTAGGTACTTGCACTGATATTCACGATCGCAAGCTAGCCGAACAAACTCTGCAACAGAGCGAACAACGGTTTCGCTCTCTGATAAATACTATTTCACAAATTGTCTGGGTGGCTACACCGGAAGGAGTGGGAATAACCAGTGAAATGCTCAGCTGGATGGCGTACACTGGTCAAACTGAAGCGGAATTTCAGGGATCGGGCTGGCTTGATGTTATTCACCCCGATGACCGTGCCCACACCGCGGAAGCTTGGAGTGTGGCTGTGGCAAACCGGAGTTTATATCAAACCGAATTCCGATTACGTGGAAAGGATGGTACATACCGCC
It encodes the following:
- a CDS encoding GAF domain-containing sensor histidine kinase translates to MSAVSLRKILNKQELASLLQDLVYQLNIAIDVELVDGTKLISIGEQISENRYPIEASGEIIGWVVGKEQATLVASLLSCLAKQEAEKKILAKELLERYQEIDLFEDISTQLTTSLDRRQIAQLVLQEMSQLIESSAGMILLLSPDGTEFEIIAEFGVFCGQNRPEPGRGIIGSIVQSRRAELINDVQADSRLWGEKNVNALICAPLRAKERVIGAIAIGTQKTDSYRTEHLKLVSIFASQTAIAIEKALLYEQSTQAAIQAKAQTQKLQQALQDLQLAQTKLIQSEKMSSLGQLIAGVAHEINNPVNFICGNLRYVAEYAQDLLHLLQDYQKFLPVAPPELQSELDNIDVEFIMEDLPKLLDSMKLGSDRIVEIVQSLKNFSRHDEAQIKAVNIHDGIDGTLMILRHRLKASAHRPAIEIVKDYGKLPLIECYPGQLNQVFMNILANAIDALEERMGNGEWGMGKSELIHNLQFITQHSPTAHSLLPTPQITIRTQVLDNEWVVIRIADNGPGMKENLIQRIYDPFFTTKEIGKGTGLGMAISHQIVVDKHGGILKCRSQLGEGTEFWIQIPVNYSVLEAVAGHSDTNFVSPALTTELCSSSDTEGFIPSTIPMLKPADLLIRHTQLIQRLTEQSPDLGSASPDQIYQLFQRHPISLKLYATLLSWFCCYNPTHLND